Proteins encoded by one window of Sardina pilchardus chromosome 7, fSarPil1.1, whole genome shotgun sequence:
- the zhx3b gene encoding zinc fingers and homeoboxes protein 3: MASKRKSTIPCMIPVKTMHMRDDVEHDLPCIATKDSAYASREDLYGQGYLDLGEPSRHDSGDALKDGGTYTCRPCNFETPDLNLFLDHVYSGHPEFRSDPSFHCVDCGVTAAKFEGLALHNARVHPSTVTTTLQLRKRERKVIVEQSLILGPGDSLLSPKSDSEISITKTPIMKMLRGKSEHKRIVVSHSGTDDSRLEAGVTVVAGTGRPSERKDLPSVTVTHVPTIVHNGSTSKVTLPSAIQIVNGSGALPILKTAVTQVVSVVQNRNLHQHSTPITMSSSPSSSSSSSHSSKNLPKVMIPLSSIPTYNAAMDNSSFLKTSFSKFPYPTKAELCYLTVVTKYPEEQIKIWFTAQRLKQGISWSPEEIEEARRKMFNTIIQTAPPSGHHHHTTVGRQTHHGTAQQTFTVLPASLGAAGLPQFLQGSLVSQGGVIVTQPMMANGIQVTSAPVALAVTPKPQSATKPMMQARPAAALVADKGVSMVVGTVGSSSSLNYTICSSSSSNGSVSSSSSSNASSSSSIISSSSSSRSNSRNSGSQMSVISTGVGTIITTTISNNNSNGKTSIISGNNINSITAKTNNGNKSTENGKSAVNGKGTAPSVANTKTNQDVKSGSNGKDSSSTVKNTNDGKASPDIKTSTDRKASPDAKSDGKTDGKSNGTSLTTATTTNPTTTTSASTTTANTNSASATAANTAASTTVTTTPTTTRTPTPTPSGHSSSISSSSGKKGETPTAAAASSPSASASTTPNSRSLSSFLDANSKQNKKSQEQLSALKQSFLNNQFPNQDEVNRLTSLTGLSVREVRKWFSDRRYHFRNLKGPRTSTGGQASGADKTASPGPASGPSAGSSDTPVVSSAERPKTPPPTPTSPPPQQQQQTTSPTTPSRRPPRPPSPDFTAIRYKEREPHQLVALEASFLLDPEPSSEEVDRLRQETKMTRREIHGWFAERRKRAAAEKKKEEAEKAQKEEKEEAEACAEEGLQKSEPVKEEVKEEKMSIDEHSGGDAASSLSSSLQVKEEKQKDDAPKVNPIKINLKMLKVTESSGKEGEANLPVQADHPKTASPAPAPATSPIPVPSTPYRGKKTADQLHALKQAFARTQWPGSPQYDELMARTGLPRPEVVRWFGDCRYVLKNGQLKWLESYQTMVEEEDYQKANLDVLKEHLEARGALDETQVKELAKGSGLTEDLVRRWFTNRAPLLLAAKKEEEVVEEGSAGTATATATATATAGEVEKEKVKVKEESKVDGAPAPAAVAQQDQGSVSEEKMEQSPPASTTSTTTTTAATTASSTSSTHDSEKTMTADVKSTNPKQEVA, translated from the exons ATGGCTAGCAAGCGGAAGTCAACCATTCCTTGCATGATCCCGGTGAAGACCATGCATATGAGGGATGACGTTGAGCACGACCTGCCTTGCATAGCGACTAAGGACAGTGCCTACGCATCCCGAGAGGACTTGTACGGTCAGGGCTACCTTGACCTTGGCGAGCCTTCCAGGCACGACTCGGGTGACGCCCTGAAAGACGGGGGCACCTACACCTGTAGGCCGTGCAACTTCGAAACCCCGGACCTGAACCTGTTCCTGGATCACGTCTACAGCGGCCACCCGGAGTTCCGGTCGGACCCGAGCTTCCACTGCGTGGACTGCGGGGTGACGGCGGCCAAGTTCGAGGGCCTGGCCCTCCACAACGCCCGCGTGCACCCCAGCACGGTCACCACCACGCTGCAGCTCAGGAAGCGCGAGCGCAAGGTCATCGTGGAGCAGAGCCTCATCCTCGGCCCCGGCGACAGCCTCCTCTCCCCCAAGTCGGACTCGGAGATCTCCATCACCAAGACGCCCATCATGAAGATGCTGAGGGGCAAATCGGAGCACAAGAGGATCGTGGTGTCGCACTCCGGCACGGACGACTCGAGGCTGGAGGCCGGGGTGACCGTCGTCGCCGGCACCGGCAGGCCGAGCGAGAGGAAAGACCTGCCTTCTGTTACTGTTACGCACGTGCCCACCATCGTCCACAACGGCTCGACGAGCAAAGTGACGTTACCATCCGCCATCCAGATAGTCAACGGCTCCGGGGCTCTGCCCATTCTCAAGACGGCCGTCACGCAGGTGGTGTCGGTGGTCCAGAACCGGAACCTCCACCAGCACTCCACGCCCATCACCATGtcctcctcgccctcctcctcctcctcctccagccacaGCTCCAAGAACCTGCCCAAGGTCATGATCCCTCTCAGCAGCATTCCCACGTACAACGCCGCCATGGACAACAGCAGTTTCCTCAAGACCTCCTTCAGCAAGTTCCCCTACCCGACGAAGGCCGAGCTCTGCTACCTGACCGTGGTCACCAAGTACCCCGAGGAGCAGATCAAGATCTGGTTCACGGCGCAGAGGCTGAAGCAAGGCATCAGCTGGTCACCGGAGGAGATCGAGGAGGCCCGCAGGAAGATGTTCAACACCATCATTCAGACGGCGCCTCCGTCgggccatcaccaccacacgACGGTGGGCCGACAGACCCACCACGGCACGGCCCAGCAGACCTTCACGGTCCTGCCCGCCTCGCTGGGCGCCGCCGGCCTCCCGCAATTCCTCCAGGGCAGCCTGGTGAGCCAGGGAGGCGTGATCGTCACGCAGCCCATGATGGCTAACGGCATCCAGGTCACCAGCGCCCCCGTGGCCCTGGCGGTCACCCCCAAGCCACAGAGTGCCACCAAGCCCATGATGCAGGCCAGGCCTGCCGCCGCCCTGGTGGCCGATAAGGGCGTCAGCATGGTGGTGGGCACGgtggggagcagcagcagtctcAACTACAccatctgcagcagcagcagcagcaacggaagcgtcagcagcagcagctccagtaacgccagcagctccagcagcatcatcagtagcagcagcagcagcaggtccaACAGCAGGAACAGTGGCAGTCAGATGAGTGTGATTAGCACTGGTGTAggcaccatcatcaccaccaccatcagcaacaacaacagcaatggcAAAACTAGCATCATCAGCGGTAACAACATTAACAGCATCACAGCTAAAACCAATAACGGCAACAAAAGCACTGAAAACGGCAAGAGCGCGGTGAACGGCAAAGGCACTGCACCCAGTGTCGCCAATACTAAAACCAACCAGGATGTCAAGAGTGGCAGCAATGGTAaggacagcagcagcactgtgaAAAATACTAATGACGGCAAAGCCTCCCCTGACATAAAGACGAGCACTGACCGCAAAGCCAGTCCTGACGCCAAGAGTGACGGGAAGACAGACGGCAAGAGCAATGGCACCAGcctcaccaccgccaccaccaccaaccccaccaccaccaccagtgcgAGCACCACTACCGCCAACACAAACAGCGCCAGTGCCACGGCTGCAAACACAGCCGCGTCCACAAccgtcaccaccacccccaccaccacccgcacccccacccccacccccagtggccacagcagcagcatcagcagcagcagtggcaagAAAGGAGAGACGCCGACTGCAGCTGCGGCATCATCACCCTCCGCCAGCGCGTCCACCACCCCCAACTCCCGCAGCCTCTCCAGCTTCCTGGACGCCAACTCCAAGCAGAACAAGAAGTCCCAGGAGCAGCTGTCGGCCCTGAAGCAGAGCTTCCTCAACAACCAGTTCCCCAACCAGGACGAGGTCAACCGCCTGACCAGTCTGACGGGCCTGTCGGTGCGCGAGGTTCGCAAGTGGTTCAGCGACCGCCGCTACCACTTCCGGAACCTCAAGGGGCCGCGCACGAGCACGGGAGGCCAAGCGTCGGGCGCAGACAAAACCGCCTCGCCCGGTCCCGCGTCTGGCCCCAGCGCCGGTTCGTCAGACACACCGGTGGTGTCCTCCGCAGAGCGACCCAAGACGCCCCCGCCGACCCCAACAAGCCCTcctccgcagcagcagcagcagaccacGTCTCCCACCACTCCATCACGGCGACCGCCTCGGCCCCCGTCCCCCGACTTCACGGCCATCCGCTACAAGGAGCGCGAGCCCCACCAGCTGGTGGCCCTGGAGGCCAGCTTCCTGCTGGACCCCGAGCCGTCGTCCGAGGAGGTGGACCGGCTGAGGCAGGAGACCAAGATGACGCGGCGCGAGATCCACGGCTGGTTCGCCGAGCGGCGGAAACGGGCCGCGGccgagaagaagaaagaggaggcgGAGAAGGcgcagaaggaggagaaggaggaggccgAGGCCTGCGCGGAGGAAGGGCTGCAGAAGAGCGAGCCTGTGAAGGAGGAGGTcaaggaggagaagatgagcATCGACGAGCATTCGGGTGGAGACGCTGCATCATCGCTGTCGTCATCGCTGCAAgtcaaagaggagaaacagaaagacgACGCTCCTAAGGTCAACCCCATCAAGATTAACCTGAAAATGCTGAAAGTGACCGAGTCCAGCGGGAAAGAGGGCGAGGCCAATCTGCCGGTCCAGGCTGACCATCCCAAAACGGCCTCTCCGGCGCCTGCCCCGGCCACGTCGCCCATCCCCGTCCCCTCGACCCCGTACCGCGGCAAGAAAACGGCCGACCAGCTCCACGCGCTGAAGCAGGCGTTCGCTCGCACGCAGTGGCCGGGCAGCCCGCAGTACGACGAGCTGATGGCCCGGACGGGCCTGCCGAGACCCGAGGTGGTGCGCTGGTTCGGCGACTGCCGCTACGTGCTCAAGAACGGGCAGCTGAAGTGGCTGGAGAGCTACCAGAccatggtggaggaggaggactacCAGAAGGCCAACCTGGACGTGCTGAAGGAGCACCTGGAGGCCCGCGGGGCGCTGGACGAGACCCAGGTGAAGGAGCTGGCCAAGGGCAGCGGCCTGACGGAGGACCTGGTCCGCCGGTGGTTCACCAACAGAGCTCCGTTGCTGCTGGCGgccaagaaggaggaggaggtggtggaggagggcagCGCTGGGACTGCAACTGCGACTGCGACTGCGACAGCGACAGCgggggaggtggagaaggagaaggtgaAGGTGAAGGAGGAGTCCAAGGTGGATGGAgctcctgctccagcagcaGTGGCCCAGCAGGACCAAGGGAGTGTGAGCGAGGAGAAGATGGAGCAGTCGCCACctgccagcaccaccagcaccaccaccaccaccgccgccaccaccgcctctTCCACTTCCTCCACCCACGACTCTGAGAAGACCATGACTGCAGACGTGAAATCAACAAATCCAAAACAAG AAGTGGCCTGA
- the rab5if gene encoding uncharacterized protein RAB5IF, which produces MTSSSKKKEEVHLANGGVKQSTWSKAFNSKAVWEEKDEFLDVIYWFRQIIAVILGVIWGVAPLKGFLGIAIFCIINAGVLYLYFSSFHQVDEEEYGGTWELTKEGFMTSFALFLVVWIIFYTALHYD; this is translated from the exons ATGACGAGCAgttcaaaaaagaaagaagaagttCATCTCGCCAACGGTGGAGTGAAGCAGTCCACATGGAGCAAAGCCTTCAATAGTAAAGCTGTATGGGAGGAGAAG GACGAGTTCTTGGATGTGATCTACTGGTTCAGGCAAATCATAGCAGTTATTCTTGGAGTAATATGGGGCGTTGCACCACTCAAAGGATTTCTTGGAATAGCAAT ATTCTGCATCATCAATGCAGGTGTCCTGTACCTGTACTTCAGCAGCTTTCACCAGGTAGACGAGGAGGAGTATGGCGGCACATGGGAGCTGACCAAAGAAGGATTTATGACATCTTTTGCATTATTCCTG GTGGTATGGATTATCTTTTACACAGCATTACACTACGATTGA